A part of Antennarius striatus isolate MH-2024 chromosome 21, ASM4005453v1, whole genome shotgun sequence genomic DNA contains:
- the aldh18a1 gene encoding delta-1-pyrroline-5-carboxylate synthase isoform X1: MLTRCSRTPVDLPRRACWWFSRAPTPDAVGRAHGSSFAHRGELRQAKRIVVKLGSAVVTRGDECGLALGRLASIVEQVAMLQNQGREMMIVTSGAVAFGKQRLRHEILLSQSVRQALHSGHSQLKDMSLPLLEARACAAAGQSGLMALYEAMFTQYSTCTAQVLVTNLDFHDDDKRQNLSSTLQELLRMNIVPIINTNDAVVPPPEPNSDLQGVNVISIKDNDSLAARLAVEMKADLLIALSDVEGLYDSPPGTDDAKFIDIFYPGDQQSITYGTKSRVGIGGMEAKVKAALWALQGGTSVVIANGTHPKVTGHVITDIVEGKKVGTFFSETKPAGLTVEQQTEMARNAGRTLASLRPDQRSEIICHLAELLTERRDDILAANQTDVELAANAGHLPPAMLSRLSLSAAKLNSLAIGLRQIATAAQDSVGRVLRRTRVAQNLELEQISVPIGVLLVIFEARPDCLPQVAALAVASGNALLLKGGKEAANTNRVLHQLAQEALSLHGVREAVQLVSTREEVEDLCRLDQLIDLIIPRGSSQLVRDIQRAAKGIPVLGHSEGICHVYVDADASVDKVIKIVRDSKCDYPAACNAMETLLIHRDVLRTPLFDQIIDMLRTERVKIHAGPQFASYLTFSPSEARSLRTEYGGLECCLEVVDSLQEAVDHIHKYGSAHTDVIVTENEDAAERFLQQLDSACVFWNASARFADGYRFGLGAEVGISTARIHARGPVGLEGLLTTKWVLRGDGHTVADFSELGSMKFLHENLPVALPPTGQRDSN, translated from the exons ATGCTGACCCGGTGCTCCAGAACCCCGGTGGACCTCCCGAGACGCGCCTGCTGGTGGTTCTCCAGAGCCCCGACACCAG ATGCCGTGGGGAGGGCTCACGGCAGCTCCTTTGCCCACCGGGGCGAGCTGCGTCAGGCCAAGAGGATCGTGGTGAAGCTGGGCAGCGCTGTGGTCACCCGGGGCGACGAGTGTGGTCTGGCTCTGGGGCGGCTGGCCTCCATCGTGGAGCAG GTGGCCATGCTGCAGAACCAGGGCAGGGAGATGATGATCGTCACCAGCGGAGCCGTGGCGTTTGGAAAGCAGCGCCTCAGACACGAGATCCTGCTGTCCCAGAGCGTCCGACAGGCGCTGCATTCAGGACACAGCCAGCTGAAGGACATG tcttTGCCGCTGCTGGAGGCGCGTGCCTGTGCTGCAGCCGGACAGAGCGGCCTGATGGCGCTCTACGAGGCCATGTTCACCCAGTACAGCACCTGTACCGCCCAG GTCCTGGTGACAAATCTGGACTTCCACGACGACGACAAGAGGCAGAACCTGAGCAGCAcgctgcaggagctgctgcgCATGAACATCGTACCCATCATCAACACCAACGACGCGGTGGTGCCCCCGCCCGAGCCCAACAGCGACCTGCAGGGGGTAAAT GTGATCAGCATCAAGGACAACGACAGCCTGGCGGCGCGGCTGGCCGTGGAGATGAAGGCCGACCTGCTCATCGCCCTGTCCGACGTGGAAG GGCTCTACGACAGCCCTCCTGGGACGGACGACGCCAAGTTCATCGACATCTTCTACCCTGGAGACCAGCAGTCCATCACCTACGGAACCAAGTCCAGGGTGGGGATCGGAGGCATGGAGGCCAAA GTGAAGGCCGCCCTCTGGGCCCTGCAGGGCGGCACCTCGGTAGTCATCGCCAACGGCACCCACCCCAAAGTCACGGGTCACGTCATCACCGACATCGTGGAGGGCAAGAAGGTGGGAACGTTCTTCTCCGAGACCAAACCTGCCG GCCTGACAGTGGAGCAGCAGACGGAGATGGCGCGTAATGCAGGAAGAACCCTGGCCTCTCTGCGTCCTGACCAG AGGAGTGAGATCATCTGCCACCTCGCTGAGCTGCTGACGGAGAGGAGGGACGACATCCTGGCTGCGAACCAGACGGATGTGGAGCTGGCGGCGAACGCAG GCCATCTGCCGCCGGCCATGCTGAGTCGTCTCAGCCTGTCGGCGGCCAAACTGAACAGCTTGGCCATCGGTCTGCGACAGATCGCCACGGCGGCGCAGGACAGCGTGGGCCGCGTGCTGCGCCggaccagggtggctcagaacCTGGAGCTGGAGCAGATCTCCGTCCCCATCGGGGTCCTCCTGGTCATCTTCGAGGCGCGACCCGACTGTCTGCCGCAG GTGGCGGCGTTGGCCGTCGCCAGTGGCAACGCACTCCTGCTGAAGGGAGGCAAAGAGGCGGCGAACACCAACCGCGTCCTCCACCAGCTCGCGCAGGAAGCCCTGTCGCTGCACGGCGTCCGGGAGGCGGTGCAGCTG gTGAGCACCcgtgaggaggtggaggatctGTGTCGGCTGGACCAGCTGATCGACCTGATCATCCCGCGAGGCTCGTCCCAGCTGGTGCGGGACATCCAGCGGGCCGCCAAGGGCATCCCGGTGCTGGGGCACAGCGAGGGGATCTGCCACGTCTACGTGGACGCGGACGCCAGCGTGGACAAAGTCATCAAGATCG tcAGGGACTCCAAGTGCGACTACCCCGCCGCCTGCAACGCCATGGAGACTCTGTTGATCCACCGGGACGTCCTCAGGACGCCGCTGTTCGACCAGATCATCGACATGCTGAGGACTGAGAGG GTGAAGATTCACGCCGGGCCTCAGTTCGCCTCCTACCTGACCTTCAGCCCGTCGGAGGCCCGGTCCCTGCGGACCGAGTACGGGGGTCTGGAGTGCTGCCTGGAGGTGGTGGACAGCCTGCAGGAGGCCGTGGACCACATCCACAAGTACGGCAGCGCCCACACCGACGTCATCGTGACGGAGAACG AGGACGCGGCGGAGCggttcctgcagcagctggacaGCGCCTGCGTCTTCTGGAACGCCAGCGCGCGCTTCGCCGACGGCTACCGCTTCGGTCTGG GCGCCGAGGTTGGCATCAGCACGGCTCGCATCCACGCCCGGGGGCCCGTGGGCCTGGAGGGGCTCCTCACCACCAAGTGGGTCCTGAGGGGCGACGGGCACACGGTGGCCGACTTCTCGGAGCTCGGCTCCATGAAGTTCCTCCACGAGAACCTGCCCGTCGCCCTGCCGCCAACCGGGCAGAGAGACAGCAACTAG
- the aldh18a1 gene encoding delta-1-pyrroline-5-carboxylate synthase isoform X2, whose product MLTRCSRTPVDLPRRACWWFSRAPTPDAVGRAHGSSFAHRGELRQAKRIVVKLGSAVVTRGDECGLALGRLASIVEQVAMLQNQGREMMIVTSGAVAFGKQRLRHEILLSQSVRQALHSGHSQLKDMSLPLLEARACAAAGQSGLMALYEAMFTQYSTCTAQVLVTNLDFHDDDKRQNLSSTLQELLRMNIVPIINTNDAVVPPPEPNSDLQGVISIKDNDSLAARLAVEMKADLLIALSDVEGLYDSPPGTDDAKFIDIFYPGDQQSITYGTKSRVGIGGMEAKVKAALWALQGGTSVVIANGTHPKVTGHVITDIVEGKKVGTFFSETKPAGLTVEQQTEMARNAGRTLASLRPDQRSEIICHLAELLTERRDDILAANQTDVELAANAGHLPPAMLSRLSLSAAKLNSLAIGLRQIATAAQDSVGRVLRRTRVAQNLELEQISVPIGVLLVIFEARPDCLPQVAALAVASGNALLLKGGKEAANTNRVLHQLAQEALSLHGVREAVQLVSTREEVEDLCRLDQLIDLIIPRGSSQLVRDIQRAAKGIPVLGHSEGICHVYVDADASVDKVIKIVRDSKCDYPAACNAMETLLIHRDVLRTPLFDQIIDMLRTERVKIHAGPQFASYLTFSPSEARSLRTEYGGLECCLEVVDSLQEAVDHIHKYGSAHTDVIVTENEDAAERFLQQLDSACVFWNASARFADGYRFGLGAEVGISTARIHARGPVGLEGLLTTKWVLRGDGHTVADFSELGSMKFLHENLPVALPPTGQRDSN is encoded by the exons ATGCTGACCCGGTGCTCCAGAACCCCGGTGGACCTCCCGAGACGCGCCTGCTGGTGGTTCTCCAGAGCCCCGACACCAG ATGCCGTGGGGAGGGCTCACGGCAGCTCCTTTGCCCACCGGGGCGAGCTGCGTCAGGCCAAGAGGATCGTGGTGAAGCTGGGCAGCGCTGTGGTCACCCGGGGCGACGAGTGTGGTCTGGCTCTGGGGCGGCTGGCCTCCATCGTGGAGCAG GTGGCCATGCTGCAGAACCAGGGCAGGGAGATGATGATCGTCACCAGCGGAGCCGTGGCGTTTGGAAAGCAGCGCCTCAGACACGAGATCCTGCTGTCCCAGAGCGTCCGACAGGCGCTGCATTCAGGACACAGCCAGCTGAAGGACATG tcttTGCCGCTGCTGGAGGCGCGTGCCTGTGCTGCAGCCGGACAGAGCGGCCTGATGGCGCTCTACGAGGCCATGTTCACCCAGTACAGCACCTGTACCGCCCAG GTCCTGGTGACAAATCTGGACTTCCACGACGACGACAAGAGGCAGAACCTGAGCAGCAcgctgcaggagctgctgcgCATGAACATCGTACCCATCATCAACACCAACGACGCGGTGGTGCCCCCGCCCGAGCCCAACAGCGACCTGCAGGGG GTGATCAGCATCAAGGACAACGACAGCCTGGCGGCGCGGCTGGCCGTGGAGATGAAGGCCGACCTGCTCATCGCCCTGTCCGACGTGGAAG GGCTCTACGACAGCCCTCCTGGGACGGACGACGCCAAGTTCATCGACATCTTCTACCCTGGAGACCAGCAGTCCATCACCTACGGAACCAAGTCCAGGGTGGGGATCGGAGGCATGGAGGCCAAA GTGAAGGCCGCCCTCTGGGCCCTGCAGGGCGGCACCTCGGTAGTCATCGCCAACGGCACCCACCCCAAAGTCACGGGTCACGTCATCACCGACATCGTGGAGGGCAAGAAGGTGGGAACGTTCTTCTCCGAGACCAAACCTGCCG GCCTGACAGTGGAGCAGCAGACGGAGATGGCGCGTAATGCAGGAAGAACCCTGGCCTCTCTGCGTCCTGACCAG AGGAGTGAGATCATCTGCCACCTCGCTGAGCTGCTGACGGAGAGGAGGGACGACATCCTGGCTGCGAACCAGACGGATGTGGAGCTGGCGGCGAACGCAG GCCATCTGCCGCCGGCCATGCTGAGTCGTCTCAGCCTGTCGGCGGCCAAACTGAACAGCTTGGCCATCGGTCTGCGACAGATCGCCACGGCGGCGCAGGACAGCGTGGGCCGCGTGCTGCGCCggaccagggtggctcagaacCTGGAGCTGGAGCAGATCTCCGTCCCCATCGGGGTCCTCCTGGTCATCTTCGAGGCGCGACCCGACTGTCTGCCGCAG GTGGCGGCGTTGGCCGTCGCCAGTGGCAACGCACTCCTGCTGAAGGGAGGCAAAGAGGCGGCGAACACCAACCGCGTCCTCCACCAGCTCGCGCAGGAAGCCCTGTCGCTGCACGGCGTCCGGGAGGCGGTGCAGCTG gTGAGCACCcgtgaggaggtggaggatctGTGTCGGCTGGACCAGCTGATCGACCTGATCATCCCGCGAGGCTCGTCCCAGCTGGTGCGGGACATCCAGCGGGCCGCCAAGGGCATCCCGGTGCTGGGGCACAGCGAGGGGATCTGCCACGTCTACGTGGACGCGGACGCCAGCGTGGACAAAGTCATCAAGATCG tcAGGGACTCCAAGTGCGACTACCCCGCCGCCTGCAACGCCATGGAGACTCTGTTGATCCACCGGGACGTCCTCAGGACGCCGCTGTTCGACCAGATCATCGACATGCTGAGGACTGAGAGG GTGAAGATTCACGCCGGGCCTCAGTTCGCCTCCTACCTGACCTTCAGCCCGTCGGAGGCCCGGTCCCTGCGGACCGAGTACGGGGGTCTGGAGTGCTGCCTGGAGGTGGTGGACAGCCTGCAGGAGGCCGTGGACCACATCCACAAGTACGGCAGCGCCCACACCGACGTCATCGTGACGGAGAACG AGGACGCGGCGGAGCggttcctgcagcagctggacaGCGCCTGCGTCTTCTGGAACGCCAGCGCGCGCTTCGCCGACGGCTACCGCTTCGGTCTGG GCGCCGAGGTTGGCATCAGCACGGCTCGCATCCACGCCCGGGGGCCCGTGGGCCTGGAGGGGCTCCTCACCACCAAGTGGGTCCTGAGGGGCGACGGGCACACGGTGGCCGACTTCTCGGAGCTCGGCTCCATGAAGTTCCTCCACGAGAACCTGCCCGTCGCCCTGCCGCCAACCGGGCAGAGAGACAGCAACTAG
- the crygmx gene encoding crystallin, gamma MX, with the protein MGKIIFYEDRNFQGRHYECSSDCPEMQSHFSRCNSIRVESGCWVAYEKSNYSGYQYMLHKGEYPDYQRWAGFNDCIRSCRMVPPYTGNYRMKIFERSDFGGQNLELMDDCPDLHERFHTRDISSANVMEGYWILHEHPNYRGRQYFLRPGEYRRHSEWGSTSPTFGSLRRVTELN; encoded by the exons ATGGGCAAG ATTATCTTCTACGAAGACAGGAACTTCCAGGGTCGCCACTATGAGTGCAGCAGCGACTGCCCTGAGATGCAAAGTCACTTCAGTCGCTGCAACTCCATAAGAGTGGAGAGCGGCTGTTGGGTGGCCTACGAGAAGTCCAACTATAGCGGCTACCAGTATATGCTGCACAAGGGCGAGTACCCGGACTACCAGCGCTGGGCGGGCTTCAATGACTGCATCCGATCCTGCCGTATGGTCCCACCT tatACCGGGAACTACAGGATGAAGATCTTTGAACGCTCTGACTTCGGGGGCCAGAATCTGGAGCTGATGGACGACTGCCCAGATCTGCACGAGCGATTCCACACCCGCGACATCTCCTCCGCCAACGTCATGGAGGGCTACTGGATTCTCCACGAACACCCCAACTACAGGGGACGACAGTATTTCTTGCGTCCCGGAGAGTACAGGAGGCACAGCGAGTGGGGGAGCACCAGCCCCACCTTCGGCTCTCTGAGACGGGTCACCGAGCTCAACTGA
- the crygmxl2 gene encoding crystallin, gamma MX, like 2 has protein sequence MGKIIFYEGRNFQGRHWECSSDCMDTFRHFNCCNSIRVSGGHWVAYEKPHYMGYQYVLGPGEYPEYRAWMGFNNCIRSCQMFSPYRGSYKMRIYNRPDMMGHTMEFMEDCPNVYDRFHFRDIYSCNIMEGFWIFYEHPNYRGRQYFLRPGEYRACGDWGCHNPMVGSFRRMRTLM, from the exons ATGGGAAAG ATCATCTTCTACGAAGGCCGCAACTTCCAGGGCCGTCACTGGGAGTGCAGCAGCGACTGCATGGACACCTTCAGACACTTCAACTGCTGCAACTCCATCCGGGTGAGCGGGGGCCACTGGGTGGCCTACGAGAAGCCGCACTACATGGGCTACCAGTACGTCCTGGGCCCTGGGGAGTACCCCGAGTACCGCGCCTGGATGGGCTTCAACAACTGCATCCGCTCCTGCCAGATGTTCTCGCCC TACCGGGGATCCTACAAGATGAGGATCTACAACAGGCCCGACATGATGGGACACACGATGGAGTTCATGGAGGACTGCCCCAACGTCTACGACCGCTTCCACTTCCGTGACATTTACTCCTGCAACATCATGGAGGGCTTCTGGATCTTCTACGAGCACCCCAACTACAGGGGGCGCCAGTACTTCCTGCGCCCCGGGGAGTACAGGGCCTGTGGAGACTGGGGCTGCCACAACCCCATGGTGGGCTCCTTCAGGAGGATGAGGACTCTCATGTAA